From the Takifugu flavidus isolate HTHZ2018 chromosome 12, ASM371156v2, whole genome shotgun sequence genome, one window contains:
- the rbp2a gene encoding retinol-binding protein 2a, with protein MPADYNGRWEMVTNENFEEVMKALDIDFATRKIASHLHQTKVIVQKGDKFETQTLSTFRNYEVNFTIGEEFEEQTKALDNRKVMTLVTWDGDKLVCVQRGEKANRGWKQWIEGDLLHLEITALDKVCKQVFKKAA; from the exons ATGCCGGCAGATTACAACGGACGGTGGGAGATGGTGACCAACGAGAACTTCGAGGAGGTCATGAAAGCCCTCG acATCGACTTCGCCACCAGAAAGATCGCGTCCCACCTGCACCAGACAAAGGTGATCGTCCAGAAAGGAGACAAGTTCGAGACCCAGACCCTGAGCACGTTCAGAAACTACGAGGTCAACTTCACAATCGGGGAGGAATTTGAGGAGCAGACGAAGGCCCTGGACAACCGAAAGGTCATG ACGCTGGTTACCTGGGACGGAGACAAgctggtgtgtgttcagaggggggagaaggcCAACCGCGGATGGAAACAGTGGATAGAAGGAGACCTCCTTCACCTG GAGATCACTGCTCTCGACAAAGTCTGCAAGCAAGTATTTAAGAAAGCGGCTTGA
- the mrps22 gene encoding 28S ribosomal protein S22, mitochondrial, with amino-acid sequence MAALGTARCLLRSFSRMKNAHKSKHVSLPCCTRTLCNGTQDTDIPQPKFTDPAVQDILTRLTGLDLQKVFRPIQQELKPPKYKLMTDEQLQQAIESAKEQAKNLLKMPPFLPERKPIVDVLSEDKFLDGMDTAKHVFTDITYNVPHRERFIVVREPNGVLRKATWEERDRLIQVYFPKQGRQLTVPLIFQEQNLKTVFSQDHHEHVLNLCLAQFEPDSADYIKVHTVTYEDLDKHGKYELLYSTRHFGGMVWYLVRARRVDGLIVDMLQRERLQDAASLVSLFHMIHPHSDSAQEAARQQAAGTDLLKIYAQRESQRAGYIELALQAYEQTEATSTGA; translated from the exons ATGGCGGCGCTCGGTACGGCGCGTTGTCTGTTACGGAGTTTCTCTCGAATGAAAAATGCTCATAAAAGCAAGCATGTGTCGCTTCCATGTTGCACCAGGACTCTGTGTAATGGAACACAAGATACCG ACATCCCTCAGCCCAAGTTCACAGATCCAGCTGTGCAGGACATCCTCACCAGGCTCACGGGGCTGGACCTGCAAAAAGTATTCCGACCGATCCAGCAAGAATTGAAGCCACCCAAATATAAACTCATGACGGACGAGCAACTGCAGCAG GCAATAGAATCTGCCAAAGAACAGGCAAAGAACTTGTTGAAGATGCCTCCCTTTTTACCGGAGAGGAAGCCCATCGTTGATGTGTTGTCTGAGGATAAGTTCCTGGATGGCATGGATACCGCCAAGCATGTCTTCACGGACATCACCTACAACGTCCCACATAGG GAAAGGTTTATTGTTGTGCGGGAGCCAAATGGGGTCCTCAGGAAGGCGAcgtgggaggagagagacagacttATTCAGGTGTATTTCCCCAAACAAGGGCGACAGCTCACGGTACCTCTCATCTTCCAGGAGCAGAACCTCAAG ACGGTATTTTCTCAGGACCACCACGAACATGTCCTGAACCTCTGTCTGGCCCAGTTTGAACCGGACTCTGCAGACTACATCAAG GTACATACGGTCACGTATGAAGACTTGGACAAGCATGGCAAATATGAGCTGCTCTACTCCACCAGGCACTTTGGGGGCATGGTGTGGTATCTGGTCAGAGCTCGTAGGGTAGACGGGCTCATCGTGGACATGCTGCAGAGGGAACG ACTCCAGGATGCCGCGAGCCTTGTGTCACTCTTCCATATGATCCACCCACACAGCGACTCGGCTCAGGAGGCTGCCAGGCAGCAGGCCGCCGGCACGGACCTGCTGAAG ATCTACGCCCAGAGGGAGTCCCAGCGGGCTGGTTACATTGAGCTCGCCCTGCAGGCGTATGAACAGACGGAGGCTACGAGCACCGGAGCCTGA